In the Streptomyces fradiae ATCC 10745 = DSM 40063 genome, CGGCTCGTCCGGCGGCATCGCCGCGGCCGGCCCCGCCATCCTCGTGTCGTACGCCCTCGTGGGCGCGATGGTCGTCTTCGTGATGCGGATGCTGGGCGAGATGGCCGCCGCCAGCCCGGACTCCGGCTCCTTCTCCGCCTACGCGGAGCGGGCGCTCGGCCGCTGGGCCGGCTTCTCCATCGGCTGGCTGTACTGGTTCTTCTGGGTGGTCGTGCTGGCCGTCGAGGCGACGGCGGGCGCCGTGATCCTGGAGGGGTGGGTCCCGGCCGTGCCGCAGTGGGCGTGGGCGCTGGCCGTGATGGTGGTGCTCACCGCGACGAACCTGGCGTCGGTCTCGTCGTACGGCGAGTTCGAGTTCTGGTTCGCCGGGGTGAAGGTGGTCGCGATCGGCGCGTTCGTCGTCATCGGGCTGCTGGCGGCCTTCGGGCTGCTGCCCGGCTCGGACAACCCGGGGGCCGGCCTGGCCCATCTGACGGACGCGGGCGGCTTCTTCCCCCAGGGCGCCGGGGCCGTGCTGACCGGTGTGCTGATGGTCGTCTTCTCGTTCATGGGCAGTGAGATCGTCACCCTCGCGGCGGGCGAGTCGGAGGACCCGCGCCGCGCGGTCACCAAGGCCACGAACAGCGTGATCTGGCGGATCGCCGTCTTCTACCTGGGCTCGGTCCTCGTCGTGCTGACGCTGCTGCCCTGGAACGACCCGTCGATCGTGGAGAAGGGCTCGTACGTGGCGGCGCTGGACTCGATCGGTATCCCGCACGCCGGGCAGATCATGAACGTCATCGTGCTGACGGCCGTGCTGTCCTGCCTGAACTCCGCCCTCTACACGGCCTCCCGCATGGCGTTCTCGCTGGGCGAGCGCGGTGACGCGCCGCAGCGGTTCGCACGGGTCAGCGCCAAGGGCGTGCCGGTGACGGCGATCTGGGCGTCCGTGGCCTTCGGCTTCCTGGCGGTCTACCTCAACTACGCGTTCAAGGACACGGTCTTCACGTTCCTGCTGAACTCGTCGGGCGCCGTGGCCCTGTTCGTGTGGCTGGTGATCTGCCTCACCCAGCTGCGGATGCGCGGCATCCTCATGCGGGAGGCGCCGGAGAGGGTCACCGTGCGGATGTGGCTGTTCCCGTACCTGACGTGGGCGACGGCCGGGATGATCCTCTTCGTGCTGGTCTCCATGCTGTTCGACGAGGCCAACCGGCAGGTGGTGCTGCTGTCGGTGCTGGTCGCGGCGGTCGTCGTGACCGTCGGCCTGGTGCTGGACCGCGGGCGGCGGACGGCCGCGCGGCCCTGAGCGGCGCGCCGCCGTACGGGGCGCCCCGTACGGCGGACGGCCGCGCCCCGTACGGCGGACGGCCCCTTCCGTTCCGGTGCCGGGACGGAAGGGGCCCTCCCCGTCGGGTCCGCCGCGCGGGGCGGGCGCGGGGGCCGCGGCTCAGGAACGGCCGCCGAGCAGCTTCCACGCGGTGGGCACCAGGCCCATGGCGAGCGCCGCCTTCACCGCGTCGCCGATGAGGAACGGCACCAGTCCGGCGGCGACCGCCTGGGAGAGGGACATCCCGGTGGCGAGGGCGAGGTACGGGACCCCGACCGCGTAGATGATCAGCGAGCCGACCGCCATCGTGCCCGCCATGCGCGCGACCGAGCGGTCGGCTCCGCGCCGGGCGAGGGCGCCCACGACGGTGGCCGCGAGGAGCATGCCCAGGATGTAGCCGAAGGACGGCATGGCGTACCCGGACGTGCCCTGCGCGAACCACGGCACGCCCGCCATGCCGACGAGCGCGTACAGCGCGAGCGACAGGAAGCCGCGGCGGGCGCCGAGCGAGGTGCCGACGAGCAGCGCGGCGAAGGTCTGGCCGGAGACCGGGACCGGGGAGCCCGGCACGGGGACGGCGATCTGGGCGGCGAGGCCGGTCAGGGCGGCGCCGCCCGCGACGAGCGCGAGGTCGCGGACGTGGGCGCGGCTGGAGGGGAGCAGGTCGGCGAGGACCGCTCCGGTACGGGCGGGGGCGGCGGCAGTGCTCATCGGGACTCCGGTACTCCGCGGTGCTCCGCGGTCGGGTGGCCAGGGACAAGGGCGACCGTAACCCGGCGGTGAACGCGCCATCACCGTCAGCCGACGACAAAGCCCCGCTCCACGCCTTGGTGGACTTCGGACAAAGACCGTCCGCGAACCCTCCGCGGACGTGATACGCGTCACTGGGGGCGATCGGCGGAACCGCCCGTTTTGCGCGGCGAGGCGATCTTCGGGGAGACTGTGGAGTCCCACCAAACACCGGACAGACCCCGCACCGCGTGCGCCGCCGCCGACCGCCCGGCGGCCGTCCCGGCCGGTCGCCCCGCGCCCGCGCGGCGGCCTCCGGCGGGAGGCGGGGCGGCCGGCGGAGGGGCCGCGGCGCACCTCCCCGTCTCCCGTGGCCGGAATTCCGCTTCCGCCCGCTCGGCTCCGCCGGGGCGCCGCGCACCCCCGCGGGGGCGCCGACCAGCCGGTGCGCCGGACCTCGTGACGTCGGCGGCCCCGGCGGGGACCGGGTGCGGGGCACGCCGGACGAGCGTTTCCGGACAACCGGTGATCATGTTCCGCTTGTGAGGGAGCCGTGGCTAAACCTTCACATTGTGTGAGCGCTGTGTCCGTATAGCGGAAACATGTTCCCTGTGGCCGGTGCACGCATCGACACTGTGGCGACCCTTCCACTCCCCCGATACGGAACAGGGCCCTCCCATGTCTCGGACCTCCGCGCCCGCGTCCGCCGAACCAACGGCCGCCGCCGACGCACCCCCGGCGCCGTCGAACGACGCGCCGCTCTCGCACGGGCTCAAGCAGCGCCACCTGTCGATGATCGCCCTCGGCGGCGTGATCGGCGCCGGCCTCTTCGTCGGGTCGGGCGCCGCCATCGCGGCCGCCGGCCCGTCGATCATCGTCGCCTACGCGATCTCCGGTCTGCTCGTCATGCTGATCATGCGCATGCTGGGCGAGATGTCGGCGGCCAACCCGGCCTCCGGCTCCTTCTCCGTCCACGCCGAGCGGGCCATCGGGCCCTGGGCCGGCTTCACGGCGGGCTGGGCCTTCTGGTTCCTCCTCTGCGTGGCCGTGGGCCTGGAGGCGATCGGCGCCGCCAAGATCGTGGTGGGCTGGCTGCCGGGCGTGCCCGAGTGGTCGATGGTCGCCCTGTTCATGCTGGTCTTCTGCGTGACGAACCTGGCCGCCGTGAAGAACTTCGGCGAGTTCGAGTTCTGGTTCGCCGCCCTGAAGATCGCCGCCATCGCGCTCTTCCTCGTCATCGGCCTGCTCGCCATCCTCGGCGTGCTGCCCGGCACCGACTCCCCCGGCATGACCAACCTGACCGGCAAGGGCGGCTTCCTCCCCAACGGCGTCGACGGCCTGATCGTCGGCCTCCTCGCCTCCGTCTTCGCGTACGGCGGTCTGGAGACCGTCACCATCGCCGCGGCCGAGTCGGAGCGCCCCGTCGAGGGCGTCGCCAAGGCGGTCCGCACCGCGATGTGGCGCATCGCCGTCTTCTACATCGGCTCGATGGCGGTCATCGTCACGCTGCTGCCGTGGAACAGCGAGTCGCTCGCCAAGGGTTCGTACGTCGCCACGCTGGAGCACCTGGGCCTGCCGGCCGCCAGCGAGATCATGAACGTCGTCGTCCTCATCGCCCTGCTGTCCGCGATGAACGCCAACATCTACGGCGCCTCCCGCATGGCCTGCTCGCTGGTCGCGCGCGGCCAGGGACCGAAGGGGCTCGGCAAGATCTCCGGCGGGGTGCCGCGCGTCGCCGTGCTGACCTCCTCCGTCTTCGGCTTCGCGTGCGTGCTGCTGAGCTACTGGCGCCCGGACGACCTCTTCATGTGGCTGCTCAACATGATCGGCGCCATCATCCTGGTGGTCTGGTTCTTCATCGCCGTCTCGCAGCTCATCCTGCGCCGCCGCCTGGAGAAGGACGCCCCGGAGAAGCTCGTCGTGCGGATGTGGGCCTTCCCGTACCTCACCTGGGCGGCGCTCGCCGGCATCGCGGCCGTCTTCGTCCTGATGGCCCGCGACCCCGGTACGCGTGAGCAGCTCTACTACACGGGCGGCCTCGTCCTGGTCCTCGCCGGTCTCGGCTTCGCGCACCAGCGGGCGACCGCCGACAAGCGCCCCGCCGCCGTCCCGGCCGCCGGGCCGGCCCCCGCCGCCGCGAAGGCGGAGGGCGGTCCCGCCGCGGACGCGCCCGAGGGCGCGGCCTCCGGCAAGAAGGCCGCCACCGCCGCGAAGGACGACTGACCCGGCCCGTCCTCGTCGCGAAGGCCCCGGCGCACTCGGCGCGCCGGGGCCTTCGCGTGTCCGCGGGCGGCTCCGGCGGGCCCGCGGCCGCCTGGGGACCTAGGGCAGAAGGCTGATCAACTCCGGACCCCGCTGCTGCTAGCCTGCACTTGCACATAGGTTGCAATAAGCAGTCGGAGGCTCGGCATGGCGCTCTACACCCTTCCGGAACTTCCCTACGACTACGCGGCGCTGGCGCCCGTGATCAGCCCGGAGATCATCGAGCTGCACCACGACAAGCACCACGCGGCGTACGTCAAGGGCGCGAACGACACCCTGGAGCAGCTGGAGGAGGCCCGCGACAAGGACCAGTGGGGCTCGATCAACGGCCTCCAGAAGAACCTGGCGTTCCACCTCTCCGGCCACATCCTGCACTCCATCTACTGGCACAACATGACCGGTGACGGCGGCGGCGAGCCGCTGGAGAAGGACGGCACGGGCGAGCTGGCCGACGCGATCGCCGAGTCGTTCGGCTCCTTCGCCCGCTTCAAGGCGCAGCTCTCGAAGGCCGCCGCCACCACGCAGGGCTCCGGCTGGGGCGTCCTCGCGTACGAGCCGGTCAGCGGGCGCCTCATCGTGGAGCAGGTCTACGACCACCAGGGCAACGTCGGCCAGGGCTCGGTGCCGATCCTGGTGTTCGACGCCTGGGAGCACGCCTTCTACCTGCAGTACAAGAACCAGAAGGTCGACTTCATCGAGGCCATGTGGCAGGTGGTCAACTGGCAGGACGTGGCCAAGCGCTACGCCGAGGCCAAGGACCGCGTGCCGCTGATCGCCCCCTGACCCCACGCCCCCCGACGGCGGCGGCACGCCGCCCCCAGGCGCCCCCTCGTGATCGTCTTCTCACCCTTCACGCGGCGGGCGGAACAGAGGAACGGCCCCTGCGATGACGGGAATCGCGGGGGCCGTTCCGGTGGTACGGGCCCGGTACGCACCCGGGCCCGGTCGCGCGGGCCTCAGTCGAAGACCGGGCCCTCGGTGCGGGTGCGCTTGAGCTCGTAGAAGCCGGGCGTCGAGGCGACCAGCAGCGTGCCGTCCCACAGCCGCCCCGCGGCCTCGCCCTTGGGCGCCGGGGTGACGACCGGGCCGAAGAAGGCGACCTCCGCGCCCTCCGGTCCGGGCACCGCGATCACCGGCGTGCCCACGTCCTGGCCGACCTTGTTGATGCCCTCCTTGTGGGAGGCGCGCAGCTCCGCGTCGTACGTGTCCCGCTCGGCGTACTCCAGCAGCTCCGCCGGCAGCCCGGCCTCGGCCAGCGCCTCGGCGATCGCCTCGCGGACCGGGCCCCGGCCCTCGTTGTGGAAGCGGGTGCCCATCGCGGTGTAGAGGCGGCCGAGGACCTCCGGGCCGTGCACCTGCTCGGCGGCGACGGCGACCCGGACCGGGTGCCACGCGGTGGTGCGCAGCGACTCCCGGTACTCCTCCGGCACCTCGTCCAGCTTGTCCTCGTTGAGCACGGCGAGGCTCATCACGTGCCAGCGCACGTCCACCGGGCGCACCCGCTGCACCTCCAGCATCCAGCGGGACGTCATCCACGCCCACGGGCACAGGGGGTCGAACCAGAAGTCGGCGGTGGTCCTCGTCTCGGACATGGGTCTCCTCGGATGCGGGGCCGGAAGCGGGGCCGGATGCGGGGTAGGACGCGGCAGGGGGCGGCGGGCGGCCGTCCCGAGGGCACAACGCCAGGGTCGGGCGAGGGCATTCCCGCTTATGGGGGCCGCACGGCGCGTGGGAGGATCGCGGGCGTACCAACGAGTCACGAAGGAGTGCCCGTGCCCGGTGAGAACCTGTCCCGCGACGAGGCCCGCGAGCGGGCGGCGCTGCTGTCCGTCGAGGGCTACGACGTCGCGCTCGACCTGCGGTCTGCCGTCGCGCAGAGCGAGGCGGAGCAGCGGACCTTCCGCTCGGTGACGACGATCAGGTTCCGCTGCGCCACCCCCGGCGCGAGCAGCTTCGCCGACCTCGTCGCGCCGTCCGTCACCGCCCTCACCCTGAACGGGCGCGCGCTGGACCCGGCGACCGCCTTCGACGGGACGCGGATCGCGCTGGACGGCCTCGCCGAGGAGAACGTGCTGGTCGTGGACGCGCAGTGCGCCTACAGCCGCACCGGTGAGGGCATGCACCGCTTCGTCGACCCGGAGGACGGCGAGGTCTACCTCTACACGCAGTACGAGCCGGCCGACGCGCGCCGGGTGTTCGCCAACTTCGAGCAGCCCGACCTGAAGGCCCCGTACCGCTTCGAGGTGACGGCGCCCGAGGGGTGGACCGTGTGGAGCAACGGCGCGGAGGAGTCCCGCGAGGGCGGGGTGTGGCGGTTCGCCGAGACGCGGCCGATCTCCACGTACATCACCTGCGTCGTCGCCGGCCCGTACCACCACGTCACCGACACCTACCGGCGCGGCGACCTGGAGATCCCGCTCGGCGCGATGTGCCGCAAGGGCCTGGCCCGGCACTTCGACGCGGACGACGTCTTCCTCGTCACCAAGCAGGGCCTCGACTTCTTCCACGAGGTCTTCGACTACCCGTACCCCTTCGGCAAGTACGACCAGGTCTTCGTGCCCGAGTACAACCTCGGCGCCATGGAGAACCCGGGCCTCGTCACCTTCCGCGAGGAGTTCGTCTACCGGGGCAAGGTGACCCGCGCCGCCTACGAGCGCCGCGCCAACGTCATCCTGCACGAGATGGCCCACATGTGGTTCGGCGACCTCGTCACCATGAAGTGGTGGGACGACCTGTGGCTCAAGGAGTCCTTCGCGGACTTCATGGGCACCTTCTCGATGGTCGAGGCGACCCGCTTCACCAACGGCTGGACGACCTTCGCCAACAACCGCAAGGCGTGGGCGTACCGCGCCGACCAGCTGCCCTCCACGCACCCCGTCACGGCCGACATCCGCGACCTGGAGGACGCCAAGCTCAACTTCGACGGCATCACGTACGCCAAGGGCGCCTCCGTCCTGAAGCAGCTCGTGGCGTACGCGGGCCGGGAGGCGTTCCTGGAGGGCGCGCGCCGCTACTTCAAGCGCCACGCGTACGGCAACACCACCCTCGGCGACCTGCTGGCCGTGCTGGAGGAGACCTCCGGCCGCGATCTGAAGGCGTGGTCCCGGTCCTGGCTGGAGACCTCCGGCGTCAACGCGCTCACCCCGGTCGTCACGTACGACGCGGCGGGCGACCGCGTCGCCGAGCTGGCCGTCGAGCAGGAGGGCGCCGAGGCCCGTCCGCACCGGGCCGTCGTCGGCCTGTACCGGCTCGAGGGCGGCGCCCTCGTCCGCTACGCCCGCGCCGAGACCGACATCACCGGCGCGCGGACGGTCGTGGCGGAGCTGGCGGGCGCCGAGCGGCCCGCGCTGGTGCTCGTCAACGACGAGGACCTGACGTACTGCAAGGTCCGCTTCGACGCGGACTCGCTCGCCACGCTCCGCGCCCACCTCGGGGACGTCACCGACCCGCTGGCGCGCGCCCTGTGCTGGTCGGCGCTGTGGAACATGACGCGCGACGCGCTGCTGCCGGCGCGGGACTTCGTCCGGATCGTGCTGGACTTCGCGGGCCGCGAGTCGGACATCGGCGTCCTGCAGATGCTGCACTCCTGGGTGCTGACCTCGCTCGTCCACTACGCGGCGCCCGAGTGGCGCGCCACCGGCGGGCCGCTGGTGGCGCGGACCGCCCTGGCGGAGCTGCGCGCCGCCGAGCCGGGCAGCGAGCACCAGCTCACCTGGGCGCGGTTCTTCGCGGCGGTCGCCGAGTCCGGCGAGGACCTCGCCCTCCTGGAGGGCCTGCTGGCCGGTACGGAGAGCGTGCCGGGACTCGACGTCGACCAGGAGCTGCGCTGGGCGCTGCTGGCGCCGCTCGCCGCGCACGGGCGGGCCGACGAGTCGGTGCTCGACGCCGAGCTGGCGCGGGACGACACCGCGTCGGGCAAGCGGCACCAGGTCCGGTGCCTGGCGGCGCGCCCGTCGGAGGCGGTCAAGGCGCAGGCGTGGGCGGACGTGGTCGAGTCCGACCGGCTGTCGAACGCGCTGGTCGAGGCGACGATCGCGGGCTTCGCGCAGCCGTCTCGGCGGGATCTGACCGCCCCGTACGCGGACAGGTACTTCGCGGCGATCGAGCGGGTGTGGGCCGAGCGGTCCATCCAGATCGGCATGGACGTGGTGCGGGGGCTGTTCCCGGCGCTCCAGGACCGCGCCGAGACGCTGGAGGCGACCGACGCGTGGCTGGCCGCGCACGAGGACGCCGCGCCCGCGCTGCGCCGGCTCGTGCTGGAGGCGCGGGACGACCTGGCGCGCGCCCTGCGGGCCCAGGAGTGCGACGCGTCGGCCTGACCCGGCGGGTGAGCGCGTGAGCGGGAGCGGTGGTCCGGTGGCCGGGCCGCCGCTCCCCTTCGTGCGGGCGCCGGTGTGGCCGGGGGCGTGAACCGCCCGTCATCGGCCGTCGAACGCCCCGGCTTGAGGACGGGCTTGTCCCCGTGTGTCGACGACCGTGTAACAGCGGTTAGCGGGCCCGCCTCCGACGGGCACCTCCCGGGCATGAACGACACCCCGCTCTCCCCCCTCACCCCGTCCGCCGCCGCCGACGCCTCCGGGCGCGTCCTGACCGCCGCCCAGCTGCGGGCGCGCGGTGTGTCCGCCGCCGTGACCGGTGCGCGGTCCCGGCCCGGTGGCCCTTGGCAGCAGCTCCTGCCGGGCGTGTACCTGCTGCACGGCGGACGGCCGACCCCCGGCGACCGGCTGCGCGCCGCGCTGCTCTACACGGGGCGGCGGTCCGCCGACGCGGACGCGGCCGGGTTCGGCGAGGCGATGATCACGGGGGCGGCGGCGCTGGCCCTGCACGGGCTCGCCGCCGCGGCCCCGCTGTCGGCGCTGGACCGGGTCGACGTGCTGGTGCCGCGCACCCGGCGGCTGCGGTCCACCGGGTTCGTCCGCGTCGTCCGGGCGGCGCAGGACTTCCCCGAGGCGCGCCGGGTCACGGAGCTGCCGGTGGCGCCCGTGGCGCGGGCGCTGGCGGACGCGCTGGCCGAGCCGGCCGACCCGCGGGCCGTGCGCCTGCTGCTTCGGGAGGCGGTGCGGGGCGGGCACTGCGAGCCCACCGCGGTCGTACGGGAGCTGAGCCGGGCGCGGCTGCTGGGGCGGCCGTACGTGATGGACGCGGTGGACGCGCTGCTCGCGGAGGGGCGGGCGGTGGCGGAGGAGCGGTTGTACGCGATGGTGCGGGAGCACGGCCTGCCCGAGCCGCTGTGGAACGTGGACCTGCGGCTGCCGGGCGGCCCGCACCTGGGGGGTGTGGACGCGTACTGGCCCGAGCAGGCCGTGGTGGTGGAGCTCGACACGAGGACGCCGCGCCAGGACGACGACGAGGTGTGGTCGCGCTGCACCCGCAAGCGCGAACACCTGGAGCGACTGGGGATCACGGTCGTCCACCTCACCCCGCGCAAGCTGCGCGAGGCGTGCGACCAGCAGGCGGTGGTGGTGCGGACGGCCCTGATGGCGGCCGGCGACAGGGAGCCGGCCGCCTATGTGGTCGTCCTGCCGAGGTGACGGCGGGCGGCCCGTGCGGACCGCCCGCCGCCGGGCGCGCCCGCGGTCCTGCGGGCTGCGCGCCCGCGCACCTGCGATCTACGGGCTACGGGCTACGGGCTACGGGCTACGGGGCCATGGGCGCCGCCGGGGCGGCGGAGGGGCCGGCCGGGGGCGTGCCGCAGAACTCGGCCTCGACGATCCGGTCCACACCGCCCGCCCAGTCGCCGTTGACGTTGGCGGCCAGGGTGTGGTCGCCGGAGCGGGTCGAGACGACGACGGAGCCCGAGCCGTGGATCCCGCCGGTGTGGCCCCACACCTCGGTGCCGCAGGAGAGCTTGCGGTTCACGAGCCCCAGGCCGTACCCCCCGCCCTGCGCCTCCGGGCCGCCGGGCACCGCCGTCATCATCTCCTTGAGCTGCTGCTGCGGCAGGAGCCGGCCGGTGAGCAGGGCGCGCACGAACCGCTGGAGGTCCGCGGTGTCGGAGATCATCTCGCCCGCGGAGCCCGCGATCGAGGGGTTCAGCTCGGTGACGTCGTGCACGCGGGTGGCCGGGTCGGCCGGGTCGGCGCCGAGCGTGGAGTAGGCGCGCCCGGAGGGGCGGGGCATCCGGTGGTCGGTGCCGGGGACGCTGGTGGCGCGCAGCCCGAGGGGCCTGATGATCCGGCGCTCGACGGCCTCCCCGTACGGGCGGCCGGTGGCCTTCTCGACGATCATGCCGGCGAGGACGTAGTTGGTGTTGGAGTAGCGCCAGGAGGTGCCGGGGGCGAAGTCCGGCTCGTGCTCCATCGCGAGCGCCACGAGCTGCTCGGGGGTCCACGTGTCGTAGCGGTGCCGCAGGAAGTCCGGGCCGAAGACCTTGGCCTGGAATCCGGGGTCCGCGGTGACGTTGTAGATGCCGCTGGTGTGGTTGAGGAGCTGGCGGACGGTGATCTCGCGGCCGTCGTGGCCGTTGCCCCGCACCACGCCGGGCAGCCACTCCTCCACGGTGTCGTCGAGGTCGAGGCGGCCCTCGGCGTCGAGCTGGAGGACGACGGTGGCGACGAACGTCTTGGTGATGGAGGCGATGCGGAAGCGGTCGTTCGGGAGGCGCTTGCGGCCGGTGGTGCGGTCCGCGACGCCCGCGCCGCCGTTCCACACGCCGTGCCGGTCGCGGGCCTGGGCGAGGGCGCCCGGCAGCCCGTCCCGTACGAGCTGCCGCAGGGCCTCGCGGGTCTCGGCGTGCCGGCCGCCGCCGGAGCGGTCCTCGGCGGCTGCGGGGGCGGCGGCCGGGGTGGTGGCCGGGGCCGGGGTGGCGGTGGCCGGGGCGGTGAGCGCGGTGGCGGTCACCGCTGCCGCGACGAGGGCGGCGGCGAGTGCGCCGCGCGCGGTCCGTACTGACATGGGGTCCCCTCCTGGTGG is a window encoding:
- a CDS encoding amino acid permease, translating into MNTQTDLAEEGGRAGEPGTPQSADGLKAGLKNRHLSMIAIGGVIGAGLFVGSSGGIAAAGPAILVSYALVGAMVVFVMRMLGEMAAASPDSGSFSAYAERALGRWAGFSIGWLYWFFWVVVLAVEATAGAVILEGWVPAVPQWAWALAVMVVLTATNLASVSSYGEFEFWFAGVKVVAIGAFVVIGLLAAFGLLPGSDNPGAGLAHLTDAGGFFPQGAGAVLTGVLMVVFSFMGSEIVTLAAGESEDPRRAVTKATNSVIWRIAVFYLGSVLVVLTLLPWNDPSIVEKGSYVAALDSIGIPHAGQIMNVIVLTAVLSCLNSALYTASRMAFSLGERGDAPQRFARVSAKGVPVTAIWASVAFGFLAVYLNYAFKDTVFTFLLNSSGAVALFVWLVICLTQLRMRGILMREAPERVTVRMWLFPYLTWATAGMILFVLVSMLFDEANRQVVLLSVLVAAVVVTVGLVLDRGRRTAARP
- a CDS encoding biotin transporter BioY, with amino-acid sequence MSTAAAPARTGAVLADLLPSSRAHVRDLALVAGGAALTGLAAQIAVPVPGSPVPVSGQTFAALLVGTSLGARRGFLSLALYALVGMAGVPWFAQGTSGYAMPSFGYILGMLLAATVVGALARRGADRSVARMAGTMAVGSLIIYAVGVPYLALATGMSLSQAVAAGLVPFLIGDAVKAALAMGLVPTAWKLLGGRS
- a CDS encoding mycothiol-dependent nitroreductase Rv2466c family protein; this translates as MSETRTTADFWFDPLCPWAWMTSRWMLEVQRVRPVDVRWHVMSLAVLNEDKLDEVPEEYRESLRTTAWHPVRVAVAAEQVHGPEVLGRLYTAMGTRFHNEGRGPVREAIAEALAEAGLPAELLEYAERDTYDAELRASHKEGINKVGQDVGTPVIAVPGPEGAEVAFFGPVVTPAPKGEAAGRLWDGTLLVASTPGFYELKRTRTEGPVFD
- the pepN gene encoding aminopeptidase N translates to MPGENLSRDEARERAALLSVEGYDVALDLRSAVAQSEAEQRTFRSVTTIRFRCATPGASSFADLVAPSVTALTLNGRALDPATAFDGTRIALDGLAEENVLVVDAQCAYSRTGEGMHRFVDPEDGEVYLYTQYEPADARRVFANFEQPDLKAPYRFEVTAPEGWTVWSNGAEESREGGVWRFAETRPISTYITCVVAGPYHHVTDTYRRGDLEIPLGAMCRKGLARHFDADDVFLVTKQGLDFFHEVFDYPYPFGKYDQVFVPEYNLGAMENPGLVTFREEFVYRGKVTRAAYERRANVILHEMAHMWFGDLVTMKWWDDLWLKESFADFMGTFSMVEATRFTNGWTTFANNRKAWAYRADQLPSTHPVTADIRDLEDAKLNFDGITYAKGASVLKQLVAYAGREAFLEGARRYFKRHAYGNTTLGDLLAVLEETSGRDLKAWSRSWLETSGVNALTPVVTYDAAGDRVAELAVEQEGAEARPHRAVVGLYRLEGGALVRYARAETDITGARTVVAELAGAERPALVLVNDEDLTYCKVRFDADSLATLRAHLGDVTDPLARALCWSALWNMTRDALLPARDFVRIVLDFAGRESDIGVLQMLHSWVLTSLVHYAAPEWRATGGPLVARTALAELRAAEPGSEHQLTWARFFAAVAESGEDLALLEGLLAGTESVPGLDVDQELRWALLAPLAAHGRADESVLDAELARDDTASGKRHQVRCLAARPSEAVKAQAWADVVESDRLSNALVEATIAGFAQPSRRDLTAPYADRYFAAIERVWAERSIQIGMDVVRGLFPALQDRAETLEATDAWLAAHEDAAPALRRLVLEARDDLARALRAQECDASA
- a CDS encoding amino acid permease, which translates into the protein MSRTSAPASAEPTAAADAPPAPSNDAPLSHGLKQRHLSMIALGGVIGAGLFVGSGAAIAAAGPSIIVAYAISGLLVMLIMRMLGEMSAANPASGSFSVHAERAIGPWAGFTAGWAFWFLLCVAVGLEAIGAAKIVVGWLPGVPEWSMVALFMLVFCVTNLAAVKNFGEFEFWFAALKIAAIALFLVIGLLAILGVLPGTDSPGMTNLTGKGGFLPNGVDGLIVGLLASVFAYGGLETVTIAAAESERPVEGVAKAVRTAMWRIAVFYIGSMAVIVTLLPWNSESLAKGSYVATLEHLGLPAASEIMNVVVLIALLSAMNANIYGASRMACSLVARGQGPKGLGKISGGVPRVAVLTSSVFGFACVLLSYWRPDDLFMWLLNMIGAIILVVWFFIAVSQLILRRRLEKDAPEKLVVRMWAFPYLTWAALAGIAAVFVLMARDPGTREQLYYTGGLVLVLAGLGFAHQRATADKRPAAVPAAGPAPAAAKAEGGPAADAPEGAASGKKAATAAKDD
- a CDS encoding superoxide dismutase; its protein translation is MALYTLPELPYDYAALAPVISPEIIELHHDKHHAAYVKGANDTLEQLEEARDKDQWGSINGLQKNLAFHLSGHILHSIYWHNMTGDGGGEPLEKDGTGELADAIAESFGSFARFKAQLSKAAATTQGSGWGVLAYEPVSGRLIVEQVYDHQGNVGQGSVPILVFDAWEHAFYLQYKNQKVDFIEAMWQVVNWQDVAKRYAEAKDRVPLIAP
- a CDS encoding serine hydrolase domain-containing protein; the encoded protein is MSVRTARGALAAALVAAAVTATALTAPATATPAPATTPAAAPAAAEDRSGGGRHAETREALRQLVRDGLPGALAQARDRHGVWNGGAGVADRTTGRKRLPNDRFRIASITKTFVATVVLQLDAEGRLDLDDTVEEWLPGVVRGNGHDGREITVRQLLNHTSGIYNVTADPGFQAKVFGPDFLRHRYDTWTPEQLVALAMEHEPDFAPGTSWRYSNTNYVLAGMIVEKATGRPYGEAVERRIIRPLGLRATSVPGTDHRMPRPSGRAYSTLGADPADPATRVHDVTELNPSIAGSAGEMISDTADLQRFVRALLTGRLLPQQQLKEMMTAVPGGPEAQGGGYGLGLVNRKLSCGTEVWGHTGGIHGSGSVVVSTRSGDHTLAANVNGDWAGGVDRIVEAEFCGTPPAGPSAAPAAPMAP